The following coding sequences lie in one Alicyclobacillus curvatus genomic window:
- a CDS encoding Ger(x)C family spore germination protein — protein MKPRIAYIIVITVSLCLLLTTGCWDMTEPNQRALWVASALDETSNGRIEFSGQIAVPSALGEGGGGGGGGAKGTSYVVKSAVGSNVEDAMQNIQEQISRRAYVGHRDAIFIGERMARHGLKEFIDELGRNPESNVRSKVYLIKGASGKRFLHEDVDLEQFSTTVALRASRYNGIRDVVTSLRDFDNKMLSDGIRPTMQVVSLSSAGDSRDADQQHSNRSGSTFHLAGIALFNKNAQLVGYLDEDEANLALWATGDLTKHTVSGFMQQGNGYVSLDLQHLRRRVKSVINGNDIHVRIHLTGTGMIRENSSSLNLFQRQNVEYVERQFDQSIERQMAQILSKVQSEYDTDIFGIGEDVHRRYPVKWKTLKSHWDDEFKRLQVTVDVKLSVRHIGNKGPSFTIPDRNS, from the coding sequence ATGAAACCACGAATCGCATACATAATCGTGATCACAGTTTCTCTGTGCTTATTGCTTACAACAGGTTGCTGGGATATGACAGAACCGAATCAACGCGCTCTCTGGGTTGCTTCTGCGTTAGACGAGACATCAAATGGACGCATTGAATTCAGTGGACAAATTGCTGTCCCGAGTGCCCTCGGAGAAGGCGGAGGTGGCGGAGGTGGGGGTGCCAAAGGCACCAGTTATGTAGTGAAATCCGCTGTAGGCAGTAACGTTGAAGATGCCATGCAGAACATCCAGGAACAGATATCACGCAGGGCATATGTTGGACATCGTGACGCCATTTTTATTGGGGAGCGAATGGCGAGACATGGATTAAAAGAGTTCATTGATGAATTGGGGCGGAATCCCGAGAGTAATGTCCGCTCAAAGGTTTATTTGATCAAGGGAGCGAGTGGCAAGCGGTTTTTGCACGAGGACGTAGATCTGGAGCAATTTTCAACCACCGTGGCTCTACGTGCAAGTCGCTACAATGGAATCAGAGATGTCGTGACGAGTCTGCGTGATTTTGACAACAAAATGCTTAGTGATGGGATACGGCCAACCATGCAAGTAGTTTCCCTTAGTTCAGCAGGCGACTCCCGGGATGCTGACCAGCAGCACTCAAACCGAAGCGGATCAACTTTTCACCTGGCTGGAATCGCTTTATTCAACAAAAATGCGCAGCTGGTAGGATACCTCGATGAGGATGAAGCAAATTTGGCGTTGTGGGCGACTGGAGACCTAACAAAACACACAGTCAGTGGATTCATGCAACAAGGTAACGGTTATGTTTCACTCGATCTTCAACACTTACGACGACGCGTGAAATCTGTGATCAACGGGAATGACATTCATGTGCGTATCCATTTAACGGGAACGGGCATGATCCGGGAGAACAGCTCTAGCCTCAACCTCTTCCAAAGGCAAAACGTAGAATACGTGGAACGACAGTTCGACCAAAGTATTGAGCGTCAGATGGCACAGATACTTTCCAAGGTACAAAGCGAATATGACACAGACATCTTTGGTATCGGTGAAGACGTTCACAGAAGGTATCCAGTAAAGTGGAAGACGTTAAAAAGTCATTGGGACGATGAATTTAAACGTCTACAGGTTACAGTTGACGTGAAACTCTCTGTGAGACACATCGGGAATAAAGGTCCTAGTTTTACGATCCCGGATAGGAACTCCTAG